From one Streptomyces sp. ICC1 genomic stretch:
- a CDS encoding NAD-binding lipoprotein, producing the protein MAQQHTTSLRLRLRYRFDHLVSGGTAALIGWLALACLAVVVPASTVLVWSDRAAPATLSGRLAAVWVSVGQTLKIGGALGSPLYVLASVSLALVALLFVSTLVSLITTGINGRIMSLRLGHSTVVETRDTVVLGWSDQVFPVIAELVAANANQRLSAIAVLAPQDKVRMEDEISTRVSDRARGRTRIVCRSGSTTDPTELCRVSPHTAKAVLVLPPAGDSGDAHVVKTLLALDAAVPGAGGGGAVVVAAVRDSRNHMTAKLAAGPLGHVLCVDDIVARLLVQTALQPGLSLVYSELLAFEGDELYPVAAEDLVGRTFGEALLSFATSSAVGLLHPDGSVTLNPGPGSVIGPADRIIVISRDDDTAVREDVASHVEEAAIVTAGGWTARPERLLMLGWNRRARLVIEQLDQYVSPGTTLDVVALGEYAATPGGRAVPASWSRLEVSFHDGDITDPLTLAKLDVPSYDSVIVLGEADPVPPAPDSPIAPLATATDPQARADDRTLVALLHLRAIGECAQVELALTTEMSDDGNRLLAPARDGADFIVSGRLISLLMTQISESPYLAEVFEELFKAEGHEFHLRPAADYVRAGAEVSFATVVESARRRRECAVGYRLRARGSTGPDFGVRINPDKRQRVRFCEEDWLIVLAES; encoded by the coding sequence GTGGCGCAGCAACACACGACGTCACTGCGGCTCCGCCTCCGGTACCGCTTCGACCATCTGGTCTCGGGGGGAACGGCCGCGCTCATCGGCTGGCTCGCCCTGGCCTGCCTCGCCGTCGTCGTTCCGGCGAGCACGGTCCTCGTATGGTCCGACCGGGCCGCTCCGGCCACGCTCTCCGGCCGGCTCGCCGCCGTGTGGGTCAGCGTCGGCCAGACCCTGAAGATCGGGGGTGCGCTCGGCTCCCCGCTCTACGTGCTGGCCTCCGTGTCCCTCGCGCTCGTGGCGCTGCTCTTCGTGTCGACCCTGGTCAGCCTGATCACCACGGGCATCAACGGGCGCATCATGTCGCTGCGCCTCGGCCACTCCACCGTGGTGGAGACGCGGGACACCGTCGTACTGGGGTGGTCGGACCAGGTGTTCCCCGTGATCGCGGAGCTGGTGGCCGCGAACGCGAACCAGCGCCTCTCCGCCATCGCCGTGCTCGCCCCGCAGGACAAGGTGCGGATGGAGGACGAGATCTCCACCCGCGTCAGCGACAGGGCCAGGGGCCGGACGCGGATCGTCTGCCGCAGCGGGAGCACCACCGACCCCACCGAGCTGTGCCGGGTGAGTCCGCACACCGCGAAGGCGGTGCTGGTGCTGCCTCCCGCCGGGGACTCGGGTGACGCCCACGTGGTGAAGACGCTGCTCGCCCTCGACGCGGCCGTCCCCGGGGCGGGAGGTGGCGGAGCCGTGGTGGTCGCCGCCGTCCGCGACTCCCGCAACCACATGACCGCCAAGCTGGCCGCCGGACCCTTGGGACACGTCCTGTGCGTCGACGACATCGTCGCCCGGCTCCTCGTCCAGACCGCCCTGCAGCCCGGCCTCTCGCTCGTCTACTCGGAGCTGCTGGCCTTCGAGGGCGACGAGTTGTACCCGGTCGCCGCCGAGGACCTCGTGGGGCGTACGTTCGGAGAGGCGCTGCTGTCCTTCGCCACGTCCTCGGCGGTCGGCCTGCTGCACCCCGACGGGAGCGTCACCCTCAATCCCGGTCCGGGGTCGGTGATCGGCCCGGCCGACCGGATCATCGTCATCTCCCGGGACGACGACACGGCCGTGCGGGAGGACGTCGCCTCCCATGTCGAGGAGGCCGCGATCGTGACGGCCGGGGGCTGGACCGCCCGGCCCGAGCGCCTCCTCATGCTCGGCTGGAACCGCCGCGCCCGGCTCGTCATCGAGCAGCTCGACCAGTACGTGAGCCCGGGAACCACCCTCGACGTCGTGGCGCTCGGCGAGTACGCGGCCACGCCCGGCGGCCGGGCCGTCCCCGCCTCGTGGTCCCGCCTCGAAGTCTCCTTCCACGACGGCGACATCACCGATCCGCTCACCCTGGCCAAGCTGGACGTGCCCTCGTACGACAGCGTGATCGTGCTCGGTGAGGCGGATCCCGTGCCCCCGGCTCCGGACTCGCCCATCGCCCCCCTCGCCACGGCGACGGATCCGCAGGCCCGGGCCGACGACAGGACACTGGTCGCCCTGCTGCACCTGCGGGCCATCGGGGAGTGCGCACAGGTGGAACTCGCGCTCACCACCGAGATGTCCGACGACGGCAACCGGCTCCTCGCGCCCGCCCGGGACGGCGCCGACTTCATCGTGAGCGGCAGGCTGATCAGCCTGCTGATGACCCAGATCTCGGAGAGTCCGTATCTCGCGGAGGTCTTCGAGGAGTTGTTCAAAGCGGAGGGCCACGAGTTCCACCTCAGGCCGGCCGCGGACTACGTCCGGGCCGGCGCCGAGGTCTCCTTCGCCACCGTCGTCGAATCGGCGCGGCGGCGCCGCGAGTGCGCGGTCGGCTACCGGCTGCGCGCTCGTGGCTCCACGGGCCCCGACTTCGGGGTGCGGATCAATCCCGACAAGCGGCAGCGGGTCCGGTTCTGCGAGGAGGACTGGCTGATCGTGCTCGCCGAGAGCTGA